One segment of Arcanobacterium haemolyticum DSM 20595 DNA contains the following:
- a CDS encoding bifunctional metallophosphatase/5'-nucleotidase, with translation MKRRFYARATVSTLSALALGTLGMTSVTTAFGVDTPEKAATEETEAAKEAPAAEGDKVIDFAVISDLHGHIENAASLAFEINKMREANADTHFISAGDNVGGSAYVSAVAKDEPTIEILKAMKLEVSAAGNHEFDQGAKDLAERIVPHFGDIPILAANAEGGNEAFKKDYVIKDYNGVKVAYIGTVTQGMPALVSPLAIEGITFKDPVETTNRIAEQLKDGKAENGEADVVVALMHEDLAYVKKLNKYVDLGFGGHSHNGQKDTTASGAAVCEPWNYGQSKTKDGDKSIENYSFVKAQIKIGADKKVTSSCDIVNVPKPTKQVPNKKNPKVMDTVLDTEHPNQDQVIKALYDEAAAKAKELGSAPVGYLSGDAKRATTGKDENRGTESPANNLIAEAFYQYGQTMNTKPAFGIMNAGGVRTDFIYKANTTDNPKDEDGLLTVGESNSVQPFGNAYAMIDLTGEQVYTMLEQQWKAEGSRRPVLNLGLSANVKYVFNPEAEQGKRILAVYVDDKLVPRDASTTYTIASNNFLLVGGDDFPVFKEGKNFIDTGVIDNAAFNKYVEKFQKDNPLKVDYTQRSFGVVMPKDVKPGETFTVKLSGLSHTSDEPKPETVTISIDGLGEWNAKVDTTPEATPIDGTGKAEVSITLPATTKAGKYTLKIATKGGEGSDSTIVYTDAITVPGADEAGTTPDGQDGKADAGKDGKTGAGKDGKTDADKNAKGKQLAKTGADGITTGLAGAMILLLVGATMASRKRA, from the coding sequence ATGAAACGCAGATTCTATGCGCGTGCAACAGTCAGTACATTGTCTGCACTTGCATTAGGAACACTGGGCATGACGTCCGTAACGACGGCGTTCGGCGTCGATACCCCAGAAAAGGCCGCCACCGAAGAAACGGAGGCCGCCAAAGAAGCCCCAGCGGCTGAAGGCGATAAAGTAATTGATTTCGCGGTAATTTCAGACCTTCACGGACACATCGAAAACGCCGCATCGCTCGCATTCGAAATTAACAAGATGCGCGAAGCTAACGCAGATACTCACTTCATCTCAGCAGGCGATAACGTTGGTGGTTCTGCATACGTTTCTGCTGTTGCTAAGGATGAACCAACAATCGAGATCCTCAAGGCAATGAAACTTGAAGTGTCTGCTGCTGGTAACCACGAATTCGATCAAGGCGCGAAGGATCTTGCCGAACGCATCGTCCCTCACTTCGGCGATATTCCAATCCTTGCCGCAAATGCTGAAGGCGGAAACGAAGCCTTCAAGAAAGACTACGTTATCAAGGATTACAACGGCGTGAAGGTAGCCTACATCGGCACCGTCACCCAAGGAATGCCAGCACTCGTATCGCCTCTCGCGATCGAAGGCATCACGTTCAAAGATCCAGTAGAAACCACCAACCGTATTGCAGAGCAGCTGAAAGATGGCAAGGCTGAGAATGGTGAAGCCGACGTCGTCGTCGCCCTCATGCATGAAGATCTTGCCTACGTCAAGAAACTCAACAAGTACGTTGATCTTGGCTTCGGCGGGCACAGCCACAACGGCCAAAAGGACACCACTGCTTCCGGCGCTGCCGTATGCGAACCATGGAACTACGGCCAGAGCAAAACCAAAGACGGCGATAAGAGCATCGAAAACTACAGCTTTGTGAAGGCTCAAATCAAGATCGGTGCAGACAAGAAGGTCACTTCATCGTGCGATATCGTCAACGTTCCTAAACCAACCAAGCAGGTCCCAAATAAAAAGAATCCAAAGGTGATGGACACCGTACTCGATACGGAACATCCAAACCAGGATCAAGTAATCAAGGCTCTCTACGATGAAGCTGCCGCCAAGGCAAAAGAACTCGGATCGGCACCAGTCGGCTACCTGAGCGGCGACGCCAAGCGTGCAACCACCGGAAAAGACGAAAACCGTGGAACCGAATCCCCAGCAAACAACCTCATTGCTGAAGCATTCTACCAATACGGCCAAACTATGAACACCAAGCCAGCCTTCGGCATCATGAATGCGGGCGGTGTTCGTACCGATTTCATCTACAAAGCAAACACCACCGATAACCCGAAGGATGAAGACGGCCTGCTCACCGTAGGCGAATCCAACTCCGTTCAACCATTCGGTAACGCTTACGCAATGATCGATCTTACCGGCGAACAGGTCTACACCATGCTCGAACAGCAATGGAAGGCCGAAGGATCCCGCCGCCCAGTACTCAACCTCGGTTTGAGCGCAAACGTCAAGTACGTCTTCAACCCAGAAGCCGAACAAGGCAAGCGTATCCTCGCTGTTTACGTTGACGATAAGCTCGTGCCACGCGACGCTTCCACCACCTACACGATTGCATCAAACAACTTCCTCCTAGTTGGTGGCGACGATTTCCCAGTATTCAAAGAAGGCAAGAACTTCATTGATACCGGCGTGATCGACAACGCTGCATTCAACAAGTACGTAGAGAAGTTCCAGAAGGACAACCCGCTCAAAGTTGACTACACCCAGCGCTCCTTCGGCGTTGTTATGCCAAAGGACGTCAAGCCAGGAGAAACCTTCACCGTGAAGCTCTCAGGCCTCTCCCACACCAGTGATGAACCAAAGCCAGAAACCGTAACCATCTCCATTGACGGCCTTGGCGAATGGAACGCAAAAGTGGACACCACCCCAGAAGCCACCCCAATCGACGGAACTGGCAAAGCAGAAGTATCCATTACCCTCCCCGCTACCACTAAGGCCGGGAAGTATACTCTGAAGATTGCTACCAAGGGCGGCGAAGGCTCCGATAGCACCATCGTGTACACCGATGCCATCACCGTGCCAGGTGCAGACGAAGCCGGAACTACCCCAGACGGTCAGGACGGCAAGGCTGACGCTGGCAAGGACGGCAAGACTGGCGCCGGCAAGGATGGCAAGACTGACGCTGACAAGAACGCCAAGGGCAAGCAGCTCGCTAAGACCGGTGCTGACGGCATCACCACCGGCCTCGCAGGCGCTATGATCCTGCTTCTTGTAGGCGCAACAATGGCCTCCCGCAAGCGCGCCTGA
- a CDS encoding sterol carrier family protein, giving the protein MKRRIDPATGIAIIKKYAAEEELSVSEQRTAARFALEEFAERHPGRSVEIRIPWAGAVQAIAGPVHTRGTPPNVVEMDTDTWLALAVGKPTNGIVRANGSRSDLTQYLPLFGQHN; this is encoded by the coding sequence ATGAAACGACGCATAGACCCGGCAACCGGCATCGCAATCATCAAAAAATATGCCGCCGAAGAAGAGCTCAGCGTGAGCGAACAACGCACCGCCGCCCGGTTCGCATTAGAAGAATTCGCAGAACGCCACCCCGGCCGATCCGTTGAAATTCGAATCCCTTGGGCCGGCGCCGTTCAAGCTATAGCCGGACCAGTGCACACTCGCGGAACCCCACCGAACGTCGTCGAAATGGATACCGACACATGGCTTGCGCTGGCCGTAGGAAAACCAACCAACGGAATCGTGCGTGCCAACGGCTCGCGATCAGACCTCACCCAATACCTGCCCCTATTCGGCCAGCACAACTAA
- a CDS encoding DUF3073 domain-containing protein: MGRGRQRAKQRKVARDLKYFSPETDYAALERELIAKSSASSADDAADSSDGDWSEYDSYDVPPAEDDWDESDWIPSHR, translated from the coding sequence ATGGGACGCGGCCGTCAAAGAGCCAAACAGCGCAAAGTCGCACGTGATCTAAAGTATTTCAGCCCTGAAACGGATTACGCTGCTCTCGAAAGGGAGCTTATCGCGAAGTCCAGTGCTTCATCTGCTGATGATGCCGCCGATTCTTCGGATGGCGATTGGTCAGAGTACGATTCGTATGATGTACCCCCAGCAGAAGATGATTGGGATGAATCTGATTGGATTCCATCGCATAGGTGA
- a CDS encoding BldC family transcriptional regulator, with protein sequence MTEFDTELMTPAEVAALFRVDPKTVARWSDSGKIPSIRTLGGHRRFRRSDIVAILENNTTEVD encoded by the coding sequence ATGACGGAGTTTGATACAGAACTCATGACCCCAGCCGAAGTCGCAGCCCTCTTCCGTGTTGATCCAAAGACTGTTGCTCGCTGGTCCGATTCCGGCAAAATTCCTTCAATTCGCACCCTCGGAGGCCACCGACGCTTCCGCCGCTCAGACATCGTAGCAATCCTCGAAAACAACACCACCGAAGTGGACTAA
- a CDS encoding DUF3618 domain-containing protein, whose translation MSKVNESARVAANSKMASDYEAPVGVEDNRSAEEVQRDIERVREELTATVNELAAKLDPQVLKEDMKAAAAEKIEAGKAKAQALAHDAAAGDTKAIGIIAGVALGVAALVVRKFMK comes from the coding sequence GTGAGCAAGGTGAATGAATCGGCTCGTGTAGCGGCTAATTCTAAGATGGCTTCTGATTATGAGGCTCCGGTGGGTGTTGAGGATAATCGTTCGGCTGAAGAGGTTCAGCGGGATATTGAACGTGTCCGGGAAGAGCTTACTGCTACGGTGAATGAGTTGGCTGCGAAGTTGGATCCTCAGGTGTTGAAGGAGGATATGAAGGCGGCGGCTGCGGAGAAGATTGAAGCGGGTAAGGCTAAGGCTCAGGCGTTGGCTCATGATGCGGCTGCAGGTGATACGAAGGCGATTGGTATTATTGCTGGTGTCGCGCTTGGTGTTGCAGCGCTGGTTGTTCGCAAGTTCATGAAGTGA
- a CDS encoding phage holin family protein codes for MATEQTDQVKMLNDRGMASKPSGGSIGELVAKITSQFSALVRDEIKYTGIQAKTKVKRLGVGGVLLAVAGVLSLYMLGLLFAGVAWAFAVIVPVWAGYLITAGILLVIIALLALFGKMSLDKAAAAKIDPKGGIEKNVEAIMKGFEK; via the coding sequence GTGGCTACTGAACAGACCGATCAGGTAAAGATGTTGAATGATCGTGGGATGGCGTCTAAGCCGTCTGGCGGTTCGATTGGTGAACTTGTTGCGAAGATTACTAGCCAGTTTTCTGCGTTGGTTCGTGATGAAATCAAGTACACGGGTATTCAGGCGAAAACTAAGGTTAAGCGGCTGGGTGTTGGCGGCGTTCTTTTGGCGGTTGCTGGTGTTCTTTCGTTGTATATGCTTGGCTTGCTGTTTGCTGGTGTTGCGTGGGCGTTCGCTGTGATTGTTCCTGTGTGGGCTGGCTATTTGATTACTGCTGGTATTTTGCTGGTGATTATCGCGTTGTTGGCGTTGTTCGGCAAGATGTCGTTGGATAAGGCTGCAGCGGCGAAGATTGATCCTAAGGGCGGGATTGAGAAGAACGTTGAGGCTATTATGAAGGGTTTTGAGAAGTGA
- the murJ gene encoding murein biosynthesis integral membrane protein MurJ, protein MHFQRFRPRHGEGRTPHTATWSVSSARGTTPVDARAVTDAIAPAGETDSDSQAGVPAPAPAPAKISAARSSLIMFLGTLTSRALGMVRSPILLGAVVGVSTPVANSFDIANNVPNLLYGIIAGGLVNAVLVPAIVRATAKSRAEGAIFINKLLTFSFVSLGLLTIAITLAAPIIVNFYASTMSPDWYRLTVIFSFWCLPQIFFYGLYAVLGQILNAYERFGPYMWSPALNNVVAIGGLLLMLWLFGPEDSTAPSSVADWAGAPTIILAGFSTLGIVTQALILFWPLHRLGIRYRPDFGWRNSGLGDVGRAGSWVLALMVTGMIPIMILLNVAAGATQRALNAGQDTTEVAGNFMYTIAYALYSLPASLVTVSIVTAVFPRMSRAAATADFGAVKADISTAIRTVGVFNVLASAVIFVLSVPVAKVVTPTSTPNEAWVLALVLCSLTLGLVFSAADTVLVKVFYALEDTRTAFLTILPFQIVTPLFFYMMSFTRPEFTVVGMCLAMSLENAAMCAVHAYVLRRRLGGIDGLRIVVAHVKLGVFGLVVAVLGFVIMLGFGFGATAESVSWAITAIIVTGSVMSLTYVALLWASGMPEGEILLRPVRGILRKAVRTLVRR, encoded by the coding sequence ATGCATTTTCAACGTTTTAGACCCCGGCATGGCGAAGGCCGAACCCCTCATACAGCAACATGGTCTGTAAGTTCTGCTCGCGGTACTACCCCGGTTGATGCCCGCGCGGTTACAGACGCGATCGCTCCTGCGGGGGAAACGGATTCGGATTCCCAGGCGGGGGTTCCGGCGCCAGCTCCAGCGCCAGCCAAGATTTCTGCGGCGCGTTCATCGCTGATCATGTTCCTTGGTACGCTAACCTCGCGCGCGCTCGGAATGGTCCGCTCTCCTATTCTTTTGGGGGCAGTGGTAGGCGTATCCACTCCAGTGGCTAACTCGTTCGATATTGCAAACAACGTCCCAAACCTCTTGTATGGCATTATTGCAGGCGGCTTGGTGAATGCGGTGTTGGTGCCGGCGATTGTACGGGCTACGGCGAAATCGCGTGCGGAAGGCGCGATTTTCATTAATAAGCTGCTCACGTTCTCGTTCGTATCGCTCGGTCTCTTGACTATCGCTATAACTCTAGCGGCTCCGATTATCGTGAATTTTTATGCTTCTACGATGTCACCGGATTGGTATCGCCTCACGGTAATTTTCTCGTTCTGGTGCCTGCCACAGATTTTCTTCTATGGTCTTTACGCAGTGTTAGGCCAGATTTTGAATGCGTATGAGCGTTTTGGCCCGTACATGTGGTCGCCCGCCCTAAATAATGTGGTGGCGATTGGCGGTTTGTTGCTGATGCTGTGGCTGTTTGGGCCGGAGGATTCTACTGCACCGTCGTCGGTTGCTGATTGGGCTGGGGCTCCTACGATTATTTTGGCTGGTTTTTCTACGTTGGGCATCGTGACTCAGGCGTTGATTTTGTTCTGGCCGCTGCACCGGTTGGGTATTCGGTATCGTCCTGATTTTGGCTGGCGTAATTCGGGTTTGGGCGATGTGGGCCGAGCTGGTAGTTGGGTGTTGGCGCTGATGGTGACTGGCATGATCCCGATTATGATTTTGTTGAATGTGGCGGCGGGCGCTACGCAGCGGGCGCTTAATGCAGGGCAGGATACAACGGAAGTTGCCGGTAATTTCATGTATACGATTGCGTATGCGTTGTATTCGTTGCCGGCTTCGCTGGTTACAGTGTCGATTGTTACGGCAGTATTTCCTCGAATGTCACGGGCGGCGGCTACTGCCGATTTTGGTGCGGTGAAGGCTGATATTTCTACGGCGATTCGTACGGTGGGCGTGTTTAATGTGTTGGCGTCTGCGGTGATTTTTGTGCTGTCAGTGCCGGTGGCGAAGGTAGTTACTCCGACGTCGACCCCGAATGAAGCCTGGGTTCTTGCGTTGGTGTTGTGTTCACTGACCTTGGGGCTGGTTTTTTCTGCTGCGGATACGGTGCTGGTGAAGGTTTTTTATGCGCTTGAGGATACTCGTACAGCGTTTTTGACTATTTTGCCGTTCCAGATTGTGACTCCCCTGTTTTTCTACATGATGTCGTTTACGCGCCCTGAGTTTACGGTGGTGGGCATGTGTTTGGCGATGTCGTTGGAGAATGCGGCAATGTGTGCTGTGCATGCGTACGTGTTGCGGCGCCGGCTGGGCGGTATTGACGGGTTGCGGATTGTGGTGGCTCACGTGAAACTGGGTGTTTTTGGCTTGGTTGTTGCGGTGCTTGGGTTTGTGATCATGCTTGGGTTTGGTTTTGGGGCGACGGCGGAATCGGTGTCTTGGGCAATCACTGCGATTATTGTGACTGGTTCTGTGATGTCGTTAACCTATGTGGCATTGTTGTGGGCGTCGGGGATGCCTGAAGGTGAGATTTTGTTGCGGCCGGTGCGTGGAATTTTGAGGAAGGCTGTACGCACGTTGGTTCGCCGTTGA
- a CDS encoding mechanosensitive ion channel family protein, whose amino-acid sequence MAVSNLPHVLAQILAQTTDPAEPSAPTTPAVEKAEAVVEVTVDVLSFLAGTVIGMVAGVIATIIGMALSHIFARRYKYYAPIHTAIRKPVGLMLATLGAWIGFGVASDNIDPAHAPDWLAWLEHGFLILFIVASAASIVAFVNGLVKAVYLRMEVSSTERASRVETQVQVIHRVVSAVIWVLAFGAILLTFPAARTAGTSLLASAGLISVVAGLAAQSVLGNVFAGLQLAFSDSMRVGDIVFYNGSTTTVEEITLTYVVLAVWDGRRIMVPSSKMTTEPFENWTRRAPEMMGTVEWHVDWAIPVRQARKQLDHLLHSTDLWDGRTGVLQVAEAINGTILMRAIVSAHNSGTLIDLKNYLREAMVQWIQDEAPQAIPHYRRIVDEAPDFRAATDTTAALVDKRVSQTPPPAFEPEPSVVETASTTVISRKELEEFARTPLAERVGDKDFTMGPLPDFTVTPGTVAPGTVEPGIVTPAVMPEEPAGYQSAIFHGSEEAKKRAEQYAGPGDDVYEERNRKIEQTANMAKVEDTEAEAEPEKEEK is encoded by the coding sequence ATGGCAGTTTCGAATCTTCCTCATGTACTGGCGCAAATATTGGCCCAAACTACTGATCCGGCGGAACCATCCGCCCCCACAACACCTGCCGTTGAAAAGGCAGAAGCAGTTGTAGAGGTGACCGTGGACGTCCTCAGTTTCCTTGCTGGCACCGTGATCGGCATGGTGGCCGGCGTGATCGCCACGATCATCGGCATGGCCCTCAGCCATATCTTTGCCCGCCGCTACAAGTATTACGCCCCGATTCACACTGCCATTCGCAAACCGGTTGGCTTGATGCTCGCCACGCTTGGCGCCTGGATAGGGTTCGGCGTTGCTTCCGATAATATAGATCCCGCCCATGCCCCTGATTGGCTGGCCTGGTTGGAACACGGTTTCCTCATCTTATTTATTGTGGCGTCAGCTGCCTCAATCGTGGCCTTTGTTAACGGACTGGTTAAAGCGGTTTATCTACGGATGGAAGTTTCCTCGACAGAACGCGCCAGCCGCGTCGAAACCCAGGTCCAAGTGATCCACCGTGTGGTTTCGGCCGTGATCTGGGTCCTCGCGTTCGGCGCGATTCTCTTGACGTTCCCGGCAGCCCGCACGGCCGGCACGTCGCTCCTTGCCTCCGCCGGTCTGATTTCAGTGGTCGCTGGTCTTGCCGCCCAATCCGTCCTAGGTAACGTGTTCGCCGGACTCCAGTTGGCCTTTTCGGATTCGATGCGTGTGGGCGACATCGTTTTCTATAACGGCTCCACCACAACAGTTGAAGAAATTACGCTCACATACGTGGTACTAGCAGTTTGGGACGGCCGCCGGATCATGGTCCCGTCGTCGAAAATGACTACTGAGCCATTCGAAAACTGGACCCGCCGTGCCCCCGAAATGATGGGAACGGTGGAATGGCACGTAGATTGGGCAATCCCGGTGCGCCAGGCGCGCAAGCAGCTGGACCACCTGTTACATTCAACGGATCTATGGGATGGCCGAACCGGCGTGCTCCAGGTTGCCGAAGCGATCAATGGGACGATTTTGATGCGTGCAATTGTGTCGGCGCATAATTCCGGCACCCTGATCGATCTGAAGAACTACCTGCGCGAAGCGATGGTTCAATGGATTCAGGACGAAGCGCCGCAAGCAATCCCGCACTACCGCCGAATCGTGGATGAAGCTCCGGATTTCCGCGCGGCCACGGACACCACGGCGGCCCTGGTAGATAAGCGTGTTTCTCAAACGCCACCGCCGGCATTCGAACCGGAACCGTCAGTGGTTGAGACTGCTTCCACCACCGTGATTTCCCGCAAAGAGCTGGAAGAATTCGCGCGCACGCCGCTTGCGGAACGTGTGGGAGATAAGGATTTCACAATGGGGCCGCTCCCAGATTTCACGGTAACACCCGGAACAGTTGCGCCTGGGACGGTTGAGCCCGGCATAGTTACCCCCGCGGTTATGCCTGAAGAGCCAGCAGGCTACCAATCCGCGATCTTCCACGGATCCGAAGAAGCTAAGAAACGTGCTGAACAGTACGCCGGACCTGGTGACGACGTCTATGAGGAACGTAACCGCAAAATCGAACAGACGGCTAATATGGCTAAAGTTGAAGATACTGAGGCCGAAGCTGAGCCGGAGAAAGAGGAGAAGTAA
- the msrB gene encoding peptide-methionine (R)-S-oxide reductase MsrB, protein MAFADETPKYTEKIEYKLNKSPEEWRNLLSDMEFFVLREAGTERPGTGELLHENRAGMYHCRACDAELFSSETKFDSHCGWPSFYDPDEKGAVVYIEDRTLAPRIRNEVRCATCGSHLGHVFNDSPQTPTGLRYCMNSVSLRFEPGK, encoded by the coding sequence ATGGCTTTCGCGGATGAGACCCCAAAGTACACGGAGAAGATTGAGTACAAGCTTAATAAATCGCCGGAAGAGTGGCGAAATTTGCTGAGTGACATGGAGTTTTTCGTGTTGCGTGAGGCAGGTACGGAGCGTCCGGGCACGGGCGAGTTACTGCATGAGAACCGTGCGGGCATGTACCACTGCCGCGCGTGTGATGCTGAGTTATTTTCGTCTGAGACGAAGTTTGATTCTCATTGTGGTTGGCCGTCGTTTTACGATCCGGATGAAAAGGGCGCGGTTGTGTATATTGAGGATCGCACGTTGGCGCCGCGGATCCGCAACGAGGTTCGTTGCGCTACCTGCGGTTCGCATTTGGGTCACGTTTTCAACGATTCGCCACAGACCCCTACCGGCTTGCGTTACTGCATGAATTCAGTTTCGTTGCGTTTCGAGCCGGGGAAGTGA
- a CDS encoding endonuclease/exonuclease/phosphatase family protein, with the protein MATVRCVTFNLEHGRPAREGIDDYFSRALAQLRDVDAGVVLVQEADGAARDWVTHSGGGHVHDIASFLGMNWVYAPSAFGYGVGVLSRFPIVAARYLRLPPVVRPVYRKPNGKIHVRWPEPRVALYALLDSGSHPLIVGTTHLDIDQQAAPHQLRITATGFSRVADHWGIDSSSSSFLLTGDLNMRPDAVESALAEVPVGIAAPRNVLATGLTYPHNEPRWQIDHVLGYRINAIYSEVLSTSISDHAGLVADIQPF; encoded by the coding sequence ATGGCGACGGTGCGGTGCGTCACCTTTAATCTTGAGCATGGTAGGCCAGCCAGGGAGGGTATCGACGATTATTTCTCCCGGGCGTTGGCCCAGCTTCGTGATGTTGATGCTGGTGTGGTGTTGGTTCAAGAAGCAGATGGAGCTGCGCGGGATTGGGTGACTCATTCCGGTGGCGGGCATGTGCATGACATTGCCTCATTTTTGGGAATGAACTGGGTGTATGCTCCGTCCGCGTTCGGATATGGGGTTGGCGTGCTGAGCCGATTCCCGATTGTGGCAGCGCGCTATTTGCGGCTGCCACCCGTTGTACGCCCGGTGTACCGCAAGCCAAACGGGAAAATTCATGTGAGGTGGCCGGAGCCGCGAGTAGCTCTTTACGCGCTCCTCGATTCCGGCTCCCATCCACTTATTGTGGGAACCACCCATCTTGACATCGATCAACAAGCCGCACCCCACCAGCTACGCATCACCGCCACCGGCTTTTCCCGTGTTGCGGATCATTGGGGGATCGATAGCTCGTCGTCGTCCTTCCTTCTCACTGGAGATCTGAATATGCGGCCAGACGCGGTGGAGAGTGCGCTTGCGGAGGTGCCCGTGGGGATCGCTGCGCCTCGAAACGTGCTCGCAACTGGGCTAACGTATCCGCATAATGAACCGCGCTGGCAAATCGATCATGTTCTCGGTTACCGTATTAACGCAATCTACAGCGAGGTACTGAGCACGTCGATTTCGGACCACGCTGGATTGGTTGCTGATATTCAACCTTTCTGA
- a CDS encoding EamA family transporter, whose amino-acid sequence MPRETTDSWAWAPVILLTTAAIQYTGATIAIGLFSTVAVTAVAWGRGFFGALMLLAWRRPRLQLGTVEGRRNLAVSALYGVSIVSTNVIFYWALARIPLGTTVALEFLGPVILAAVIGTGWQVRVGIALAATGVFLISWVGVDMAEPGVAAGVAIAILAGLTWATYMYVGRRIAVTGNGLDSLAIGMFMGSLVWFPVAAPYVAPIFTDPHVLGLVVLVGLLSSVTPYAMDTVIMKRISAPTFALLNSLLPATSLLVGLVILRQIPTVGELIGLGLITAAVALVGMRR is encoded by the coding sequence ATGCCACGCGAAACTACTGATTCGTGGGCGTGGGCTCCCGTTATTCTGCTGACCACTGCCGCTATTCAATACACGGGCGCAACCATTGCAATTGGACTCTTTTCTACTGTTGCTGTGACTGCCGTGGCGTGGGGCCGTGGATTTTTCGGTGCGCTCATGCTGTTGGCGTGGCGGCGGCCCCGGCTTCAGTTGGGCACCGTGGAAGGGCGGCGAAATCTGGCGGTATCGGCGCTGTATGGGGTGTCGATCGTATCGACTAACGTGATTTTTTATTGGGCGCTGGCACGGATCCCATTGGGGACTACCGTGGCACTCGAATTTTTGGGGCCTGTGATTCTAGCAGCCGTGATCGGCACTGGATGGCAGGTGCGCGTGGGGATCGCGTTGGCAGCCACTGGTGTGTTTTTGATTTCGTGGGTTGGCGTGGACATGGCCGAACCGGGGGTAGCTGCCGGCGTGGCGATCGCAATTTTAGCCGGGCTGACTTGGGCAACCTATATGTATGTGGGGCGGCGGATTGCCGTGACTGGCAACGGGTTGGATTCGTTGGCGATCGGGATGTTTATGGGATCTTTAGTGTGGTTCCCTGTTGCGGCACCGTATGTTGCCCCTATTTTTACTGATCCGCACGTGCTGGGGCTGGTGGTTTTGGTGGGGTTGCTTTCATCGGTTACCCCATACGCGATGGATACCGTGATTATGAAACGGATTAGCGCGCCCACATTTGCACTGTTGAATTCGTTGCTACCAGCCACATCGCTCCTGGTGGGGCTAGTAATTCTGCGGCAGATTCCTACCGTGGGGGAACTTATTGGGTTAGGGCTCATCACTGCGGCTGTGGCACTTGTTGGCATGCGGCGGTGA
- a CDS encoding MDR/zinc-dependent alcohol dehydrogenase-like family protein, whose translation MNSSFRRPAQLRPEQLEVLEGDVNIEARLELAYTTARALVSLDQPGDPDVVERVHDLIDNEGIDVVAESWMDAPATSLPGILWRGFLLREWIRRFPEDAKMRYAAALAAGVESEGVPTLEQAKAEWDSVFSIDSSRKIVDVLRDSARLTDFLARVEPLWIETDEHPLATEVTRRSTAMKRTSDEFREVGKELKLASGLI comes from the coding sequence GTGAATTCTTCATTTCGGCGCCCAGCGCAGTTGCGTCCAGAACAACTGGAGGTTCTTGAAGGGGATGTGAACATTGAGGCTCGGCTGGAACTGGCATATACCACTGCTCGAGCACTGGTTTCGCTTGATCAACCAGGAGATCCAGACGTGGTAGAACGCGTCCATGATCTTATTGATAATGAAGGAATCGACGTCGTTGCTGAATCGTGGATGGACGCACCCGCCACGTCGCTTCCCGGAATTTTGTGGCGCGGGTTCTTGTTACGCGAATGGATTCGGCGCTTCCCTGAGGATGCGAAAATGCGTTATGCTGCGGCGCTTGCTGCTGGCGTGGAAAGCGAAGGCGTCCCAACCTTAGAGCAGGCCAAAGCCGAATGGGATAGCGTATTTTCCATCGATTCTTCCCGTAAAATCGTTGATGTTTTACGCGATTCGGCGCGGCTCACAGACTTCTTGGCGCGGGTGGAACCGCTATGGATCGAAACGGACGAGCACCCGTTGGCAACCGAAGTAACCCGGCGCTCAACCGCCATGAAACGTACTTCTGACGAATTCCGTGAAGTAGGCAAAGAGCTAAAGCTGGCTTCTGGCCTGATTTAA